The following proteins come from a genomic window of Lycium ferocissimum isolate CSIRO_LF1 chromosome 4, AGI_CSIRO_Lferr_CH_V1, whole genome shotgun sequence:
- the LOC132054165 gene encoding uncharacterized protein LOC132054165 — MPLNENKDLSGDFVVRSTMGKGFDTFRGILGEDLPEDTSARFQMTMVSELLKRKIICDRKDEIWINYCGMPADKKAKGSKAKNNVSLVNLVGRSYTQKKLLQDLESKTFSKKHKEALCLVWFVHSVLWARDVNYNIPLGLIKLVEDYDAFNNYAWGFQSFNLTIEYLMKDLKPTGKTQNLYGFPWAFMAWAFEAIPHLRHQVKEYSKEVTYPRIVRWLTARNNTKLSVDLFNPPKEAVSIRTQQMTRCCNNFYNLLQQHIYLLQQVMHLLDNVQQIINCCEPMACSNNKRVGDAMPCHLCAHRIVLTVINGFKAGNWLE, encoded by the exons ATGCCGCtgaatgaaaataaggatttgtCTGGTGATTTTGTGGTTAGATCAACCATGGGCAAGGGCTTTGACACTTTCAGGGGCATTCTCGGCGAGG ATTTGCCTGAAGATACTAGTGCTCGATTTCAAATGACAATGGTTTCTGAGCTTTTGAAGCGTAAGATTATTTGTGATAGAAAGGATGAGATTTGGATCAATTACTGTGGCATGCCG GCGGACAAGAAAGCGAAGGGTTCCAAAGCTAAGAATAATGTCTCTTTGGTAAACTTAGTGGGAAGGAGCTACACTCAAAAGAAATTATTGCAAGACTTGGAGTCCAAAACTTTCTCAAAAAAGCACAAGGAGGCACTGTGCTTAGTTTGGTTTGTGCATAGTGTTCTTTGGGCAAGAGACGTAAACTACAACATACCGCTTGGATTGATTAAACTCGTTGAGGACTATGATGCCTTCAACAACTATGCCTGGGGTTTTCAAAGCTTTAACTTGACTATTGAATATTTGATGAAGGATTTGAAGCCAACGGGGAAGACACAAAACCTATATGGCTTCCCTTGGGCTTTCATG GCTTGGGCATTTGAAGCCATTCCTCACCTCAGGCATCAAGTCAAGGAATACTCCAAAGAAGTTACCTATCCAAGAATTGTTAGATGGCTCACTGCCAGGAACAACACAAAATTGAGTGTTGACCTTTTCAACCCCCCTAAGGAAGCTGTAAGCATTAGAACACAACAGATGACTAGGTGTTGCAACAACTTTTATAATCtgctacaacaacacatttatctgttgcaacaagttatgcatctgttggacaatgtccaacaGATAATTaact GTTGTGAACCCATGGCTTGTTCCAACAATAAGAGAGTTGGAGATGCCATGCCTTGTCACCTTTGTGCCCATAGAATCGTGCTGACAGTGATTAATGGGTTCAAAGCGGGGAATTGGCTGGAGTGA